A region from the Melioribacter roseus P3M-2 genome encodes:
- a CDS encoding cupin domain-containing protein: MKSLILFLFISVVIAAQDKPKQFTIDECVSQFDWEDTVGTKVGYQFWFVDKNFLDGRTLKMSVVAPHKATHAPHKHAEDEFFFVLEGTAEFYLDGETRIGKPYSSFYCPPNSMHGIRNVGDTELKYLVIKKYNMK; encoded by the coding sequence ATGAAATCTTTAATTCTTTTTTTATTTATCTCTGTTGTGATTGCAGCTCAGGATAAACCGAAACAATTTACAATAGATGAATGCGTCAGCCAGTTTGACTGGGAAGATACAGTCGGCACAAAAGTCGGCTACCAATTCTGGTTTGTCGATAAGAATTTTCTCGACGGACGCACATTGAAAATGAGCGTGGTAGCGCCTCATAAAGCAACCCACGCGCCTCACAAACACGCCGAAGACGAATTCTTCTTTGTGCTGGAAGGAACCGCCGAGTTTTATCTCGACGGCGAAACGAGAATCGGAAAACCGTATTCGAGTTTTTACTGTCCGCCGAACAGCATGCACGGCATTAGGAATGTGGGCGACACGGAATTGAAATATCTCGTAATAAAAAAATATAACATGAAATGA
- a CDS encoding cupin domain-containing protein has translation MEKDFGVTGFIENGNYQWENVGEGVKRKILGYDKDLMLVLVEFDKGAVGYTHKHPHKQISYIVKGSFEVEIEGQKKVLKAGDVFFVQPDLNHSVLALEDSALIDVFNPYREDFIKQ, from the coding sequence ATGGAAAAAGATTTTGGCGTAACAGGGTTTATCGAAAACGGAAATTATCAGTGGGAGAATGTCGGCGAAGGAGTTAAAAGGAAAATACTCGGATACGACAAAGACCTGATGCTCGTACTCGTTGAGTTCGATAAAGGAGCTGTCGGGTATACTCACAAGCACCCGCACAAGCAAATCTCTTATATTGTCAAAGGGTCGTTCGAAGTCGAAATCGAAGGACAAAAAAAAGTTCTTAAAGCGGGCGACGTTTTCTTCGTTCAGCCGGACCTCAATCATTCGGTGCTTGCGCTCGAAGACAGCGCGCTGATAGACGTCTTCAATCCTTACAGAGAAGATTTTATCAAACAATAA
- a CDS encoding alpha/beta hydrolase: protein MKTKIIILVLLFVSAPLFGQYEFINIWNGNAPGTKNTAEEEKYSDERFWTVNQPGLVFYKARESKGITMLVLPGGGYHHLAFVKEGVTIAKWLNNLGIDAYVLKYRLNPEDALDDAQRAVCYVRRKAKNDKIGAIGFSAGGHLAANVMLSPKRIFVDSIDNQNFKPDFAALIYPWLQNLYEKVKEELPPLFIAHAADDTRVPVRESLNFIDACVKINVYPEAHIFFEGSHGFGMEKEGGYAASEWTSLFEKWLVNKGILNVTGDKK from the coding sequence ATGAAAACTAAAATTATAATCCTTGTTTTACTGTTCGTCAGCGCTCCTTTATTCGGACAGTATGAATTTATTAATATCTGGAACGGCAACGCGCCCGGTACGAAAAATACTGCTGAAGAAGAAAAATACAGCGACGAAAGATTCTGGACGGTTAATCAACCGGGATTGGTCTTTTATAAAGCTCGCGAGTCCAAAGGAATCACGATGCTCGTTCTTCCGGGCGGAGGCTATCATCATTTGGCGTTTGTAAAAGAAGGAGTGACGATAGCAAAATGGCTCAACAATCTCGGCATCGATGCATACGTTTTGAAATACCGGCTTAATCCTGAAGACGCTCTCGACGACGCTCAAAGAGCTGTTTGTTATGTAAGACGCAAAGCCAAAAACGACAAAATAGGCGCGATCGGTTTTTCGGCGGGCGGTCATCTTGCTGCAAATGTTATGCTATCGCCAAAACGCATTTTTGTCGATTCGATCGATAATCAAAATTTCAAACCCGATTTTGCCGCGCTGATATATCCTTGGCTTCAAAATCTTTACGAAAAAGTAAAAGAAGAACTTCCGCCGTTATTTATTGCTCACGCCGCCGACGATACGAGGGTGCCCGTCCGGGAATCTCTTAATTTTATCGACGCCTGCGTTAAGATTAACGTCTACCCGGAAGCGCATATATTTTTCGAAGGAAGCCACGGTTTCGGTATGGAAAAAGAGGGCGGATATGCGGCGTCGGAATGGACTTCGTTGTTCGAAAAATGGCTCGTCAATAAAGGAATATTAAATGTAACAGGAGATAAAAAATGA
- the purU gene encoding formyltetrahydrofolate deformylase, whose amino-acid sequence MSSATLILSCEDRKGLVAKISQFLFQRDANIIDLDEHVDKNAKMFFIRIEWELNGQANLTDDFMNEFKKLADGINANWDIKLSEDKKRLAVFVSKYDHCLLEILWRYRNKELHADIPLIISNHPDLEPLAKQYDIPYYCFPITKENKREQEKKELELLREHNIDTIILARYMQILTPDFISEYPNNIINIHHSFLPAFIGADPYKKAYERGVKLIGATSHYVTEELDEGPIIEQDVIRISHKDSLKDLIRKGRDLERLVLARAVDLHVNNRVLQHGKKTIIFE is encoded by the coding sequence ATGAGCAGCGCAACATTAATTTTATCGTGCGAAGACCGGAAAGGTCTCGTGGCAAAGATATCGCAATTCCTGTTTCAGAGAGACGCCAATATTATCGATCTGGACGAACATGTAGACAAAAACGCAAAGATGTTTTTCATACGCATCGAATGGGAATTAAACGGACAAGCAAATCTTACCGACGATTTTATGAATGAGTTCAAAAAATTAGCCGATGGGATTAATGCAAATTGGGACATAAAACTGAGCGAGGACAAAAAACGCTTAGCCGTATTCGTTTCCAAATACGACCATTGCCTGCTCGAAATACTGTGGCGTTACAGAAACAAAGAACTTCATGCGGATATTCCTCTAATAATTTCCAATCATCCCGACCTCGAGCCTTTGGCAAAGCAGTACGATATTCCCTACTATTGTTTTCCGATAACCAAAGAAAATAAACGAGAGCAGGAAAAGAAAGAACTCGAATTGCTGAGAGAGCATAATATCGACACGATAATATTAGCCCGATACATGCAAATTCTAACACCCGATTTCATTTCCGAATATCCGAATAACATTATCAACATACACCATTCTTTCCTGCCGGCATTCATAGGCGCCGACCCTTATAAAAAGGCGTATGAAAGGGGCGTAAAATTAATCGGCGCAACGAGCCATTACGTTACCGAAGAGCTGGACGAAGGTCCCATTATCGAGCAGGACGTCATTAGGATTTCACACAAGGATTCGTTGAAAGATTTAATAAGAAAAGGACGCGACCTGGAACGGTTGGTGCTTGCGCGCGCCGTAGACCTGCACGTCAACAACCGCGTTCTTCAGCACGGCAAAAAAACAATCATTTTCGAATAG
- a CDS encoding sigma-54-dependent transcriptional regulator, with translation MAARILIADDEKPIRDSLKMVLEDEGYSTDVVGDGEEALEKIKSDKFDIVITDIKMPKLDGIQLLEQASKISPETFFVIMTAYASVNTAIDALRQGAYDYLIKPVEFDDLIIRIKRLLEYKNLAFENKSLRQRISTEADFSNLIGKSEPMRKVFSIITQVAPTNSNVLIIGKSGTGKELVAKAIHYNSNRRDKMFLPINCGAISENLIESELFGHKKGSFTGATEDKLGLFKVADGGTLFLDEIGDLPLNMQVKLLRAIEDRAFIPVGGVKPVSTDVRIIAATNQNLYEKTKTGEFREDLYYRLNVVEINLPALNERKEDIPLLVNHFIEKYSKEMGKKIIGTDNDTMRILLNHEWPGGVRELENVIERAIIFSSKELITVENLPEYLKGVPMAHDYPDSLKEAMRSFEREHILKVMKKYDYNKDEVAKALEIGLSSLYRKMDELNIPTKLSQEEDNL, from the coding sequence ATGGCAGCCAGAATTTTAATTGCAGACGATGAAAAACCGATCAGAGATTCGTTGAAAATGGTTCTCGAAGACGAAGGCTATTCGACCGACGTTGTCGGCGACGGCGAAGAAGCTCTGGAAAAAATTAAATCGGATAAATTCGACATCGTTATTACAGATATAAAAATGCCCAAACTCGACGGCATTCAATTGCTAGAACAAGCGTCGAAAATATCTCCGGAAACTTTTTTTGTGATAATGACTGCCTACGCATCGGTCAACACTGCAATCGACGCATTGCGCCAGGGCGCTTACGACTATCTCATTAAGCCGGTTGAATTCGACGACTTGATTATCAGAATTAAAAGACTGCTCGAATACAAGAATCTCGCTTTCGAAAATAAATCCCTCAGACAACGTATTTCTACGGAAGCGGATTTTTCAAATCTGATCGGAAAGAGCGAACCGATGCGGAAAGTATTTTCGATTATTACCCAGGTCGCTCCTACAAACAGCAACGTTCTGATTATCGGTAAAAGCGGAACGGGTAAGGAACTCGTAGCAAAAGCAATTCATTATAACAGCAACAGAAGGGACAAAATGTTCCTGCCGATTAACTGCGGCGCCATTTCGGAAAATCTTATCGAGAGCGAATTATTCGGACATAAAAAAGGCTCTTTTACCGGCGCGACGGAAGACAAGCTCGGGCTTTTCAAAGTTGCCGACGGCGGCACGCTCTTCCTGGACGAAATCGGCGACCTGCCTTTGAATATGCAGGTTAAACTTCTGCGGGCGATTGAAGACCGAGCCTTTATTCCCGTCGGCGGCGTTAAACCCGTAAGCACCGACGTTAGAATTATTGCGGCTACAAATCAGAACTTGTATGAAAAAACAAAAACCGGCGAGTTCAGGGAAGACCTCTATTATCGTTTGAACGTTGTCGAAATCAATCTGCCCGCATTGAACGAAAGGAAAGAAGACATTCCGTTGCTCGTTAATCATTTTATCGAGAAATACAGCAAGGAAATGGGAAAAAAAATAATCGGCACAGACAACGATACGATGCGAATTCTGTTGAATCACGAATGGCCCGGCGGCGTAAGAGAACTCGAGAACGTAATTGAAAGAGCTATTATTTTCAGCAGCAAGGAGCTGATTACAGTCGAGAATTTGCCCGAATATCTGAAAGGCGTGCCGATGGCGCACGACTATCCCGACTCGCTCAAAGAAGCGATGCGAAGTTTCGAACGCGAACATATTCTTAAAGTGATGAAAAAATACGACTACAATAAGGACGAAGTAGCCAAAGCGCTCGAAATCGGACTATCGTCTCTCTACAGAAAAATGGACGAATTGAATATTCCGACTAAATTGTCGCAGGAGGAAGATAATCTTTAA
- a CDS encoding M16 family metallopeptidase produces the protein MKKFILFTAMLVFSSAVSAQINIPYTHYRLQNGLNVILHEDHTTPTVSVNIWYHVGSGYEKPGRTGFAHLFEHLMFEGSKNVQEGEFDKLLEAAGGQNNGSTTEDRTNYYEDIPSNALELALFLESDRMGYLLDAMTPEKVNGQREVVKNERRQSYENRPYGLAWETIYKNLYPEGHPYSWPVIGSMADLDAASYEDVVEFFKTYYAPNNASLVIAGDIDPEETLKLVEKWFGEIPAGKPVPPLNPAAAVLNVNKFVTLEDRVQLPRIYMAWITPPRFSPGDAEMDLLANILAGGKNSRLYKRLVYDLQIAQDVSAFQSSSKLSSQFFIIATARAGHNLNEIKSVIEEEIEKLKSDNPTERELQRAVNQYEASFLRNLEKPGGFRGKANQLNEYFYYANNPDYANEDFNRYKALSPDDLKNAARVFLKKNGKVVLSIVPKGKTEMAADEHVEGK, from the coding sequence ATGAAAAAATTTATTTTGTTTACGGCTATGCTTGTCTTTTCCTCGGCGGTATCAGCCCAGATTAATATTCCTTATACTCATTATCGTTTACAGAACGGGCTGAACGTTATACTGCACGAAGATCATACGACTCCTACGGTTTCCGTCAATATCTGGTATCATGTCGGTTCGGGATACGAAAAGCCGGGGAGAACCGGATTCGCGCATCTATTCGAACATCTTATGTTTGAGGGTTCCAAGAACGTTCAAGAAGGCGAATTCGACAAACTGCTCGAAGCCGCGGGCGGGCAGAACAACGGCTCGACTACGGAAGACCGAACTAATTATTACGAAGATATTCCGTCGAACGCTCTTGAACTTGCGCTCTTTTTGGAATCCGATCGAATGGGATATCTTCTCGACGCAATGACTCCCGAAAAAGTAAACGGGCAGAGAGAAGTCGTTAAAAACGAGAGAAGACAAAGCTACGAAAACAGACCTTACGGACTTGCATGGGAAACAATCTATAAAAATTTGTATCCGGAAGGTCATCCTTATTCCTGGCCGGTAATCGGATCGATGGCCGACCTCGACGCCGCTTCATACGAAGATGTGGTTGAATTCTTCAAAACTTATTATGCGCCTAACAACGCTTCGCTCGTTATTGCCGGAGATATCGATCCGGAAGAAACTTTGAAGCTGGTTGAAAAGTGGTTTGGCGAAATTCCCGCAGGCAAACCAGTACCGCCGTTGAATCCCGCTGCGGCGGTTTTGAACGTAAATAAATTCGTTACTCTTGAAGACAGAGTTCAGCTGCCCAGAATATATATGGCATGGATAACTCCTCCGCGTTTCTCGCCGGGCGACGCCGAAATGGATTTGCTTGCCAATATTCTTGCCGGCGGCAAAAATTCGAGATTGTATAAAAGACTGGTCTATGATCTCCAGATAGCGCAGGACGTGTCGGCGTTCCAAAGCTCGTCAAAATTATCTTCGCAGTTTTTTATTATTGCTACGGCGCGAGCCGGTCATAATTTGAATGAAATCAAATCGGTAATAGAAGAAGAAATTGAAAAGCTGAAATCCGATAACCCGACCGAAAGGGAATTGCAGCGCGCCGTTAATCAGTACGAAGCTTCTTTCCTCAGGAATCTCGAAAAACCGGGAGGCTTTCGCGGTAAAGCCAATCAGTTGAACGAATACTTTTATTACGCAAATAATCCGGATTATGCCAACGAAGATTTTAATCGTTATAAAGCGCTCAGCCCGGACGATTTGAAAAACGCAGCGCGTGTTTTTCTAAAGAAAAACGGAAAAGTAGTTTTAAGCATTGTGCCCAAAGGAAAAACGGAAATGGCTGCGGACGAACATGTGGAGGGAAAATAA
- a CDS encoding nitroreductase family protein: MNTIEAILTRRSIRRYKNQPVEKEKIDKILKAAMYAPSSHNSQPWHFVVIDDRETMNKIAEAHPYAQMCREAPIGILICGDREIESLDGYIALNCAAATENILLAAHELELGSVWIAVYPREERIRIFRELFGLPENILPVAMVAIGYPDEKKNQPERFKPERIHYNGW; this comes from the coding sequence ATGAATACGATAGAAGCAATTTTAACCAGGAGAAGTATAAGACGTTACAAAAATCAACCTGTCGAAAAAGAAAAAATCGACAAAATACTGAAAGCGGCAATGTATGCGCCGTCGTCGCATAACAGTCAGCCGTGGCACTTTGTTGTTATTGACGACAGAGAGACTATGAATAAAATAGCCGAAGCGCATCCTTACGCCCAAATGTGCAGAGAAGCTCCCATCGGTATACTGATTTGCGGCGACAGGGAAATCGAAAGTCTCGACGGATATATTGCGTTAAATTGCGCAGCCGCTACCGAGAACATATTACTGGCCGCTCACGAACTCGAATTGGGCTCCGTATGGATTGCGGTTTATCCGAGGGAAGAAAGAATCAGGATATTCAGAGAACTATTCGGATTACCGGAGAATATTCTGCCGGTAGCTATGGTTGCAATCGGTTATCCCGACGAAAAGAAAAATCAGCCCGAGCGTTTTAAACCGGAACGTATTCATTATAACGGCTGGTAA
- a CDS encoding secondary thiamine-phosphate synthase enzyme YjbQ codes for MVYQQEITLKPKQRGFHLITNEILSQLNGIEKIRAGIAHIFIKHTSASLTLNENADPTVRSDMEKYFNRIVPEDATFFDHTLEGADDMTSHIKASMLGSSVTVPIKNGKFNLGTWQGIYLCEHRNYGGPRNIVVTILGA; via the coding sequence ATGGTTTATCAGCAGGAAATAACGTTAAAACCGAAACAGCGCGGTTTTCACCTTATTACGAATGAAATATTGAGTCAATTAAATGGCATCGAAAAAATCCGGGCGGGCATTGCGCACATTTTCATAAAACATACTTCGGCATCGTTAACATTGAACGAAAACGCCGACCCGACCGTCCGCAGCGATATGGAAAAATATTTCAACAGGATTGTGCCCGAAGACGCTACGTTCTTCGACCATACATTGGAGGGCGCGGACGATATGACTTCTCATATCAAAGCCTCAATGCTCGGCAGCTCGGTTACAGTTCCCATTAAGAACGGCAAATTTAATCTTGGCACATGGCAGGGAATTTATCTGTGCGAACATCGAAATTACGGCGGACCCAGAAATATTGTGGTAACGATTCTAGGGGCATGA
- a CDS encoding MgtC/SapB family protein codes for MHSIEWTEQLRFIVALALGFLVGLERETTKGKQKKVMLGGIRTYPIISLMGFGCAWLYKIGVQAILPIGLVAISALTAISYFSKSQYDKYGITSEVSALVTFIIGALALLVDIWASMALGIISTILLSEKASLEYYVDRLDRVEFLAVLKFLLVTLIILPVLPDKNYTQFNINPYKTWQIVIIVSSVGFVGYFISKRLGAHAGFRISGLVGGIVSSTAVSIAYGRMAQKNENLSYPALQGAVIASSVMYLRVLVLIYIINPAIVQHLWLQLVLLSAAGFIISFINNNNPKTKKSTIDKEIQNLQNPFEIRPAILFAILFLGLSVITGLVKTYFGSSGILSLAAVVGITDIDPFILSLVSGSAFDAQIISVSILIAMMSNSIMKGVYFGTMVKQARKDVAVRFGILTVLHIPVIVLTFFNLKELIS; via the coding sequence ATGCATTCAATCGAATGGACGGAACAACTTCGTTTCATAGTTGCGCTTGCGCTCGGATTTTTGGTGGGGCTCGAAAGGGAGACCACTAAAGGGAAACAAAAAAAAGTTATGCTCGGCGGCATAAGAACTTATCCGATAATCAGTTTGATGGGATTCGGATGCGCATGGCTTTATAAAATCGGGGTGCAGGCTATTTTACCAATCGGACTCGTTGCAATTTCGGCGTTGACCGCAATTTCATATTTCTCCAAGTCGCAATACGATAAGTACGGAATTACAAGCGAAGTAAGCGCTCTCGTAACGTTTATTATTGGAGCTTTGGCATTGCTCGTAGATATTTGGGCTTCGATGGCGCTTGGCATCATAAGCACGATTTTATTGTCCGAAAAAGCGAGCCTCGAATATTACGTCGACCGCCTCGACCGCGTCGAATTTCTCGCCGTTCTTAAATTCCTTCTGGTTACATTGATAATACTGCCTGTTTTGCCGGATAAAAATTACACGCAGTTTAATATCAATCCGTACAAAACCTGGCAGATTGTAATCATCGTTTCCTCTGTCGGATTTGTAGGCTATTTTATTTCAAAAAGATTGGGCGCTCATGCAGGTTTTCGAATATCCGGTCTGGTAGGAGGAATTGTTTCGAGCACGGCGGTTTCGATTGCATACGGCAGGATGGCTCAGAAGAACGAAAATTTATCTTATCCGGCTTTGCAAGGCGCAGTAATAGCTTCGAGCGTCATGTATTTGCGCGTTCTGGTGCTTATTTATATAATCAATCCGGCAATTGTTCAACATCTCTGGCTTCAATTGGTTCTTCTCAGCGCAGCGGGGTTTATTATTTCGTTTATAAATAACAATAACCCTAAAACGAAGAAGTCGACTATCGACAAAGAAATCCAAAATCTGCAAAACCCGTTCGAAATCCGACCCGCAATTTTATTTGCAATTTTATTCCTGGGACTTTCGGTAATCACAGGATTGGTAAAAACATATTTCGGCAGTTCGGGAATTTTGAGTTTGGCGGCCGTTGTGGGTATTACGGATATCGACCCGTTCATTTTGTCGTTAGTAAGCGGAAGCGCATTCGACGCTCAAATTATTTCCGTATCGATTTTAATTGCAATGATGAGCAATTCTATTATGAAAGGAGTTTACTTCGGAACTATGGTTAAACAGGCGCGTAAAGACGTTGCCGTACGATTTGGCATATTGACCGTTTTGCATATTCCGGTAATCGTTCTTACTTTTTTCAATCTGAAGGAATTGATTTCCTAG
- a CDS encoding two-component system sensor histidine kinase NtrB, with protein sequence MKKLLIEFLKKHFKEIASNWAAKLKQLFKDKLSDSQIETFTESSLLTFIDVLEEGDYKIADLYLIEIYTLCSNLNMSLIDVSQLFSQGRYAILNIIETELTGYNDPIILLGFIDEIIEQLYARYSMLHQEAKMNELKHDRDRLASKLELSQQYLKNILHTSDSAIMMVDENETFIAWNKGAERIFGYTEEEIIGKPSSFLLPEGEKYQNELKEIQEEVKEGATKILETERRTKDGRILSVKLSVSKLPGSNGGYAGRSIIIKDFTEFKKLQAQIDQSEKLAVIGQLAAGVAHEIGNPLASISSLVQILQRKSNDPFFTEQLSNIKENIDRISKIVRELVDFSRPPSYEKSMSDITDIIKTALGIVKYDKRVKKVKFETDLKESLPRINIATDQILQVFVNILINALDAIEGNGRITVKSDYDREFIYVSFSDDGCGMDENTVKQIFDPFFTTKEVGKGTGLGLSVSYGIIKQYNGEITVESKLNEGSTFTVKIPIKENTKSNMR encoded by the coding sequence ATGAAAAAGTTATTAATTGAATTTCTCAAAAAACATTTCAAGGAAATCGCCTCGAATTGGGCTGCCAAACTAAAACAACTTTTCAAAGATAAACTTTCGGATTCTCAAATAGAAACATTTACCGAAAGTTCTTTGCTTACGTTTATCGACGTTCTGGAAGAAGGCGACTATAAAATAGCGGATTTATACCTGATCGAAATATACACGCTCTGCTCGAATCTGAATATGAGTTTAATCGACGTCAGCCAGCTTTTCAGCCAGGGCAGATATGCCATCCTCAATATTATCGAAACCGAACTGACGGGTTATAACGATCCGATAATTCTTCTCGGATTTATCGACGAAATAATCGAGCAGCTTTATGCGCGGTACAGTATGCTTCATCAGGAAGCCAAGATGAACGAACTGAAACACGACCGCGACCGTCTGGCTTCCAAACTCGAATTGAGCCAGCAATACCTTAAAAATATACTTCACACTTCCGATTCGGCCATTATGATGGTGGACGAAAACGAAACGTTCATCGCCTGGAATAAAGGCGCCGAAAGAATTTTCGGATATACAGAAGAAGAAATTATAGGAAAGCCGTCCTCGTTTCTTTTGCCCGAAGGAGAAAAATATCAAAACGAATTGAAGGAAATTCAGGAAGAAGTAAAGGAAGGAGCGACAAAAATTCTCGAAACGGAGAGAAGGACGAAAGACGGCAGAATACTGAGCGTAAAACTGAGCGTGTCGAAATTGCCCGGGAGCAACGGCGGTTACGCCGGCAGGTCGATAATTATTAAAGACTTTACCGAGTTCAAAAAGCTGCAGGCTCAAATCGACCAGTCGGAAAAATTAGCCGTCATTGGTCAACTGGCGGCGGGAGTGGCGCACGAAATCGGCAATCCGCTGGCTTCTATTTCGTCGCTCGTTCAAATTCTACAACGAAAAAGCAACGACCCTTTTTTTACGGAACAATTGTCCAACATCAAGGAAAACATCGACAGAATTTCAAAAATCGTTAGAGAACTCGTCGACTTTTCTAGACCTCCGAGTTACGAAAAATCGATGAGCGACATTACGGATATAATCAAAACCGCATTGGGGATTGTTAAATACGATAAACGCGTTAAAAAAGTAAAATTCGAAACCGACTTGAAAGAATCGCTGCCGAGAATTAATATAGCTACGGATCAGATCCTCCAGGTCTTCGTAAACATATTGATTAACGCTCTCGACGCCATTGAAGGCAACGGTCGCATTACGGTTAAATCCGATTACGACAGAGAATTCATCTACGTCAGTTTCTCGGACGACGGCTGCGGTATGGACGAAAACACCGTCAAACAAATTTTCGACCCGTTCTTTACAACAAAAGAAGTGGGCAAAGGCACCGGACTCGGACTATCAGTCAGTTACGGTATAATCAAACAATACAACGGAGAAATAACCGTCGAAAGTAAGTTGAACGAAGGCAGCACTTTTACGGTTAAAATCCCGATCAAAGAAAACACGAAAAGTAATATGAGGTAA
- a CDS encoding M16 family metallopeptidase, whose protein sequence is MKKLILILVLALTALTINAQKVDRSNPPELPPPKGLQLPAVQEFNLQNGLKVYLMEKHQVPLIQLNLILKAGSLNDPEGKEGLTDIVFDMLDEGAGGMNALQIADEIDFLGANLNIGSSLFTSSIGLNVPVSKFNDALKIVSKILLEPDFPEAELARLKKERLTTLMQWRDQPNAIARVAFNKLLFGSHPYGRVEIGTEESIKSFTTEDIRNYYNKYFAPDNSFIVAVGDIDKQKLEKLLNEYFSEWNKKGEKNLKTETPRNSNSGKIFLIDKPGAAQSVIYIGDIAPSRTTPDYFSIGVMNTILGGSFTSRLNNNLREEHGYTYGAGSRFIFRPVGGFFIAYSSVQTEVTDKALQEFFKELNGIRQPIPTEEINRAKNYTALGYPNNFQTVSGIAGELEELVYYNLPKDYFNKYIDNILSVKDEEVNIAARKYINPDKMLVVIVGDKARIAEGIKKLNLGEVIEMNVDNVLGKAPEM, encoded by the coding sequence ATGAAAAAGTTAATATTGATTCTCGTTTTGGCGTTAACGGCGTTGACTATCAACGCGCAAAAAGTTGATCGGTCGAATCCTCCTGAACTGCCGCCGCCGAAAGGTTTGCAATTACCCGCCGTTCAAGAATTCAACCTTCAAAACGGCTTGAAAGTTTATCTGATGGAAAAACATCAGGTGCCCCTCATTCAGTTGAATTTAATATTAAAAGCCGGTTCTTTGAACGATCCGGAAGGTAAAGAAGGCTTGACCGATATTGTGTTCGACATGCTCGACGAAGGCGCCGGCGGTATGAACGCGCTTCAAATTGCGGACGAGATCGATTTCCTCGGAGCGAATCTGAATATCGGTTCTTCTCTCTTTACATCGAGTATCGGTTTGAATGTGCCCGTGTCTAAATTTAACGATGCCCTCAAAATTGTAAGTAAGATATTACTCGAACCGGATTTCCCGGAAGCTGAATTGGCAAGATTAAAAAAAGAACGCCTTACGACATTAATGCAGTGGCGCGACCAGCCGAATGCTATTGCAAGAGTCGCATTCAATAAATTATTGTTCGGAAGTCATCCGTACGGCAGAGTAGAAATCGGCACGGAAGAATCAATCAAGAGTTTTACGACTGAGGATATAAGGAATTACTACAATAAATATTTTGCGCCGGATAATTCGTTCATTGTGGCAGTCGGAGATATCGATAAACAGAAGCTCGAAAAATTATTGAATGAATATTTCTCCGAATGGAATAAAAAGGGAGAAAAAAATCTTAAAACCGAAACGCCCCGGAACTCTAACTCGGGTAAAATATTTCTGATAGACAAGCCGGGCGCGGCTCAATCGGTCATTTATATCGGAGATATTGCGCCATCGCGTACGACGCCGGATTATTTTTCCATCGGCGTTATGAATACAATCCTCGGCGGTTCTTTTACGTCGCGGCTCAATAATAATTTGAGAGAAGAACACGGATATACTTACGGCGCCGGTTCCAGATTTATATTCCGTCCCGTCGGAGGATTTTTCATTGCGTATTCATCGGTCCAAACCGAAGTGACCGACAAAGCATTGCAAGAATTCTTCAAAGAATTGAACGGCATACGCCAGCCCATTCCCACCGAAGAAATCAACAGGGCGAAGAATTATACCGCTCTCGGCTATCCCAATAATTTCCAGACGGTTTCTGGAATAGCGGGAGAGCTGGAAGAATTGGTTTATTACAATTTGCCTAAAGATTATTTCAATAAGTATATCGATAATATCCTTTCGGTTAAAGACGAAGAAGTTAACATTGCCGCAAGAAAATATATCAATCCGGACAAGATGCTTGTTGTTATCGTCGGGGATAAGGCGCGAATCGCCGAAGGAATTAAAAAGCTGAATCTGGGCGAAGTTATCGAAATGAACGTGGATAATGTTTTGGGTAAAGCGCCGGAAATGTGA